AGGCGCAGGCTTTGAAAGCGGACCGTGACTTGAAACGTATCCGTCCTTTGTTTGAACAGAACGCTGCGAGCCAGTTGGACTTGGATAATGCGGAAGCTGCCTATGAGAGTGCGGAAGCAACCGTAGCGATGAGTGAAGCAGACTTGGCACAGGCGGAACTTGAATTGGGGTATACCATTGTTCGTTCGCCCCTGGCCGGACATATCAGTGAAAGAAATGTGGACTTGGGTACATTGGTCGGTCCCGGCGGAAAATCATTGCTTGCTACCATTGTGAAGAGTGATACGGTGCTGGTAGACTTTAATATGACGGCACTTGATTATCTAAAGAGTAAGGAAAGAAACATTAATTTGGGACAGCAGGATTCCACCCGTTCCTGGCAGCCGAATATTACTATTACATTGGCTGATAACACCGTTTATCCATATAAAGGTTATGTAGACTTTGCCGAGCCGCAGGTCGACCCGCAGACCGGTACTTTCTCCGTTCGTGCGGAAATGCCTAATCCGAAACAAGTATTATTGCCCGGACAGTTTACGAAAGTGAAATTACTGTTGGATGTCCGTGAGGGTGCGCTTGTTGTTCCTATGAAAGCGGTTACCATCGAAAAGGGTGGAGCTTATATTTATACTATGCGTAAGGATAATACGGCAGAAAAACGTTTTATCGAATTGGGACCTGAAGTAGGGAATAATGTAGTGGTGGAAAGAGGACTGGCAGAAGGAGAAATGGTTGTTGTAGAAGGCTTCCATAAATTGACTCCGGGGATGAAAGTACGGGTAAGCCAGCCGGATGTAGAAGCCGGAGATAGTATAGTAACGACAAAAAATGAAGTAGTTGGGGTAGAAGACAGTACTACCGGAATGAAGGATAACGCGAAAGGAGAATAGACGATGAAAGTTACTTTTTTTATAGACAGGCCGGTCTTTTCGGCTGTAATCTCCATCGTGATTGTAATTGTTGGCATTATCGGTCTGACAATGCTTCCGGTGGATCAATATCCGCAGATTACGCCCCCGGTGGTGAAAATCAGCGCATCCTACCCCGGCGCGAGTGCGCTTACCGTGTCACAAGCGGTAGCCACCCCGATTGAGCAGGAAATTAACGGTACGCCGGGGATGCTTTATATGGAATCGACCAGTTCCAACTCCGGTGGTTTTTCGGCAACGGTTACGTTCGATGTTTCTGCCGATCCGGATTTGGCGGCTGTTGAGATTCAGAACCGTGTGAAGTTGGCGGAATCCCGTTTGCCGGCGGAAGTGATTCAGAATGGTATTTCAGTAGAAAAGCAGGCTCCCAGTCAGTTGATGACTCTCTGTCTGACTTCTACCGACCCGAAGTTCGACGAAATTTATTTGAGTAACTTTGCTACAATCAACGTGCTCGATGTGATTCGTCGTATTCCGGGAGTAGGGCGTGTCTCGAATATCGGTAGCCGTTACTATGCGATGCAGATATGGGCACAACCCGATAAACTGGCAAATTTCGGACTGACCGTACAGGATTTGCAGAATGCATTGAAAGACCAGAACCGTGAATCGGCGGCAGGTGTGCTCGGACAACAACCGGTGCAGGGATTGGATATTACGATTCCTATTACGACACAGGGACGTCTTTCCACAGTCGGACAGTTTGAAGATATTGTGGTGCGTGCCAATGCGAACGGTTCCATCATCCGATTGAAAGATGTGGCGCGTGTATCACTGGAAGCTTCTTCTTATAATACGGAGAGTGGTATCAACGGTGAAAATGCCGCTATACTTGGCATTTATATGTTGCCGGGCGCCAATGCTATGGAAGTTGCCGGGAGAGTGAAAGAAGCGATGAATGAGATTAGCAAAAACTTTCCCGAAGGATTAAGCTATGAGATTCCGTTTGATATGACGACTTATATTTCCGAATCAATTCATGAAGTATATAAGACGTTGTTTGAAGCATTGGCATTGGTGGTGCTTGTTGTTTATCTGTCCTTACAGAGTTGGCGTGCAACGCTGATTCCGGTAGTGGCAGTACCTATTTCATTAATTGGCACTTTCGGGTTTATGCTGATTTTCGGTTTCTCACTGAATATCCTGACATTGCTCGGATTAATCCTTGCCATCGGTATCGTTGTTGATGATGCGATTGTGGTAGTGGAAGGCGTGGAGCATATTATGGAAACGGAAAAGTTGAGCCCTTACGAAGCCACAAAGAAAGCAATGACCGGGCTGTCAAGTGCATTGATTGCCACTTCGCTGGTTTTGGCGGCAGTATTTGTTCCGGTTAGTTTTCTGAGTGGAATAACGGGACAGCTATACCGTCAGTTTACGGTGACGATTGTGGTGTCCGTGCTTATCTCTACGGTGGTGG
The DNA window shown above is from Bacteroides faecium and carries:
- a CDS encoding efflux RND transporter periplasmic adaptor subunit; translation: MRLFFSKHELKLRRKRTIAAIICVVVVLGVYWILTRPQKAEPEMPTVIVEPVVKDDVEIYGEYVGRIRAQQFVEVRARVEGYLENMLFAEGTYVNKNQVLFVINQDQYRAKADKARAQLKKDEAQALKADRDLKRIRPLFEQNAASQLDLDNAEAAYESAEATVAMSEADLAQAELELGYTIVRSPLAGHISERNVDLGTLVGPGGKSLLATIVKSDTVLVDFNMTALDYLKSKERNINLGQQDSTRSWQPNITITLADNTVYPYKGYVDFAEPQVDPQTGTFSVRAEMPNPKQVLLPGQFTKVKLLLDVREGALVVPMKAVTIEKGGAYIYTMRKDNTAEKRFIELGPEVGNNVVVERGLAEGEMVVVEGFHKLTPGMKVRVSQPDVEAGDSIVTTKNEVVGVEDSTTGMKDNAKGE